A portion of the Cloacibacillus sp. An23 genome contains these proteins:
- a CDS encoding MmgE/PrpD family protein produces the protein MSYFTEQIYEFGKNYMGKELPQKMEDIAADLFADSMGCMKAGLYESSARSLIAYLNAKKGLDISDPERLAERLDAEEKALFYGFISHSFDFDNSSNIIGHNSAVLFPALLSLSDVTKVSGRDFIRAYLLGTEVSFKIASFMIPGMNFRGFHITPVFGVIGAAAACAWLLRLDEARFVNALSIAVSQCSGLMAQFGSMMKFCHCGIAAAGAVRAVLMARAGVTGKPDVLEGKSGFFQAYYQPVSAETLSLGEPWNMLKESFLIKAYPCCSASHSAICGMQNFLKETGTDPRDIKSVKVYVPRYTTNNLIYSRPRSGTEAKFSMNFAVANVMKNFDYDFGAFAPENMDSPVLRDYMDRVEMTVTDRYPDFVEAEPCVLKIETEGGTYEKEIPFGLGRTLDSPLSREQLLKKFVMCTKGRFASPEETFDKMHAVACAPEIRFNIFKGEIQ, from the coding sequence ATGAGTTATTTTACAGAGCAAATCTACGAATTTGGTAAAAATTACATGGGAAAAGAACTTCCGCAGAAAATGGAAGACATCGCGGCGGACCTCTTCGCCGACAGCATGGGGTGTATGAAGGCCGGGCTTTACGAAAGCTCAGCCCGGTCTTTGATTGCATATCTCAACGCGAAAAAAGGGCTGGACATATCAGACCCGGAACGCCTGGCGGAACGTCTCGACGCCGAGGAAAAGGCGCTGTTCTACGGATTCATATCGCACAGCTTCGACTTCGACAACTCTTCAAACATAATAGGACATAATTCGGCTGTGCTCTTTCCTGCGCTCCTGTCGCTTTCGGACGTTACGAAGGTATCGGGGAGAGATTTTATCCGCGCGTATCTGCTCGGTACCGAGGTCAGCTTCAAGATAGCCTCGTTCATGATACCGGGCATGAACTTCCGCGGCTTCCACATTACGCCTGTCTTCGGCGTCATCGGCGCCGCCGCGGCATGCGCGTGGCTGCTGCGGCTCGATGAAGCGCGGTTCGTCAACGCGCTCTCGATAGCGGTATCGCAGTGCTCAGGCCTCATGGCGCAGTTCGGCTCAATGATGAAGTTCTGCCACTGCGGCATCGCGGCAGCGGGCGCGGTGCGCGCCGTCCTCATGGCGCGCGCGGGCGTTACGGGCAAGCCGGACGTGCTCGAGGGCAAAAGCGGATTCTTTCAGGCCTACTATCAGCCCGTATCGGCTGAAACTCTCAGCCTCGGCGAGCCGTGGAACATGCTGAAGGAAAGTTTCCTTATCAAGGCATATCCATGCTGCAGCGCTTCGCACTCGGCGATATGCGGAATGCAGAATTTTTTGAAAGAGACCGGGACCGACCCGCGCGACATAAAATCCGTAAAAGTCTACGTTCCCAGGTACACGACCAACAACCTCATCTACAGCCGCCCGCGCAGCGGGACCGAGGCAAAATTCTCGATGAACTTCGCAGTGGCGAACGTGATGAAGAACTTCGACTACGACTTCGGGGCCTTCGCACCCGAGAACATGGATAGCCCCGTGCTTCGCGACTACATGGACAGGGTCGAAATGACAGTTACGGACAGATATCCCGACTTCGTCGAAGCTGAGCCCTGCGTCCTGAAAATAGAGACGGAGGGCGGAACGTACGAAAAGGAGATACCGTTCGGCCTCGGACGCACGCTCGACTCGCCGCTCAGCCGCGAGCAGCTTCTCAAAAAATTCGTCATGTGTACGAAGGGACGTTTCGCCTCGCCAGAAGAGACGTTCGACAAAATGCACGCAGTCGCCTGCGCGCCCGAGATACGCTTCAACATCTTCAAAGGAGAAATACAGTAA
- a CDS encoding CatB-related O-acetyltransferase produces the protein MNKIPSPDEVFPNDYGTTCFIKNVIKAPNIIVGDYTYYDDAKAPAEFEKNNVLFNYPEFGDKLIIGKFCGIASGTKFIMGAANHRLNSVSAYPFAVFGGAWAGVLPPHLAQIPRKGDTVIGNDVWIGRDSVIMPGVKIGDGAIIAACSVVVKDVPPYCLAGGNPAKVIKKRFDDELIELLLAVKWWDFGPEKLARFLPLLCDADLEKARAALKGELGAQI, from the coding sequence ATGAACAAAATACCGAGTCCGGACGAAGTTTTCCCGAACGACTACGGGACGACCTGCTTCATCAAGAACGTGATAAAAGCGCCGAACATCATCGTCGGCGACTACACATACTACGATGACGCGAAAGCGCCCGCGGAATTTGAGAAGAACAACGTCCTGTTCAACTATCCTGAGTTCGGCGACAAACTGATAATAGGGAAATTCTGCGGCATCGCGTCGGGCACGAAATTCATCATGGGCGCGGCGAACCACAGGCTGAACAGCGTCTCTGCATACCCGTTCGCGGTCTTCGGCGGCGCGTGGGCCGGCGTCCTGCCGCCGCACCTCGCGCAGATACCGCGCAAGGGCGACACTGTGATAGGAAACGACGTGTGGATAGGGCGCGACAGCGTGATAATGCCGGGCGTGAAGATAGGCGACGGCGCGATAATCGCGGCCTGCTCCGTCGTCGTGAAGGACGTGCCGCCATACTGCCTCGCGGGCGGCAACCCCGCGAAGGTGATAAAAAAGCGCTTCGACGACGAGCTGATAGAGCTTCTGCTCGCCGTCAAATGGTGGGACTTCGGGCCGGAGAAGCTCGCGCGCTTCCTGCCGCTGCTCTGCGATGCGGATCTGGAAAAGGCGCGCGCCGCGCTGAAAGGGGAACTCGGCGCGCAGATTTAG
- a CDS encoding alpha/beta hydrolase — MRTGIKAKLTAAALFCAALLSAGTAQAAEVKIPADADNFYKSDKVEMRAVEFPNLYKMKVAGSLFTPKDAKEGAKLPAIIVGHPMGAVKEQSANLYATKMAEYGYAALAIDLSFWGGSEGQPRNAVLPDMYAEDFSAAVDYLGSLPFVDRNRIGAIGICGSGSFAISAAKIDPRIKAVATVSMYNMGNANRHGLKNALTLEQRKQIIEEAALQRWAEYEGGATRYTSGTVHELNENSTPIEREFYEYYRTPRGEFTPEGVDPMTTTHPTLSSNTKFMNFYPFEDIETISPRALLFITGDTAHSREFSEDAYKRAAEPKELVVVKGAGHVDLYDRVGLIPFGKLNEFFGKYLGK, encoded by the coding sequence ATGAGAACAGGAATCAAAGCGAAACTCACGGCGGCGGCGCTTTTCTGCGCGGCGCTGCTTTCGGCAGGGACGGCGCAGGCGGCGGAGGTCAAAATTCCTGCGGACGCGGACAATTTTTACAAGAGCGACAAGGTCGAGATGCGCGCTGTGGAATTTCCGAACCTTTATAAGATGAAGGTCGCGGGCAGCCTCTTCACGCCGAAGGACGCGAAGGAAGGGGCGAAGCTCCCCGCGATAATCGTCGGACACCCGATGGGCGCGGTCAAAGAGCAGAGCGCGAACCTCTACGCGACGAAGATGGCGGAATACGGCTACGCTGCGCTTGCGATAGACCTCTCCTTCTGGGGCGGCAGCGAAGGACAGCCGCGCAACGCCGTTCTGCCCGACATGTACGCCGAGGACTTCAGCGCGGCGGTCGACTATCTCGGCTCGCTGCCCTTCGTCGACAGGAACCGTATCGGCGCGATAGGCATCTGCGGCAGCGGCAGCTTCGCGATAAGCGCTGCAAAGATAGACCCGCGCATCAAGGCCGTCGCAACCGTCAGTATGTACAATATGGGCAACGCGAACCGTCACGGGCTTAAAAACGCGCTGACGCTCGAACAGCGCAAGCAGATAATAGAAGAGGCCGCGCTCCAGCGCTGGGCCGAGTACGAGGGCGGCGCGACGCGCTACACGAGCGGCACCGTCCACGAGCTCAACGAGAACTCGACGCCGATAGAGCGCGAATTCTACGAATACTATCGCACGCCGCGCGGAGAGTTCACGCCCGAAGGCGTCGACCCCATGACGACGACTCACCCGACGCTCTCGAGCAACACGAAATTCATGAACTTCTATCCCTTCGAGGACATCGAGACGATTTCGCCGCGCGCACTGCTCTTCATCACAGGAGACACGGCCCACTCGCGCGAGTTCAGCGAGGATGCCTACAAGCGCGCAGCGGAGCCGAAGGAACTTGTCGTAGTCAAGGGTGCAGGCCACGTCGACCTCTACGACAGAGTCGGACTGATACCCTTCGGCAAGCTGAACGAGTTCTTCGGGAAATATCTCGGAAAATAA
- a CDS encoding LysR family transcriptional regulator: MELRVLQYFLAIAREESITKAAEFLHITQPTLSRQIRELEEELGRRLFVRGSRKITLTEEGMLLRKRAEEITALLDKTESEIISAGDAVSGDVFIGCAETEQMRFLIRAAKRMRDDYPDVNFHLFSGNEEIVAERLDKGLVDFALFIGQVSLEKYNYLTLPREDVWGLVMRRDHPLAAKERVRPEDLPGVPLICSRQMIDNNEMSGWLGRDFRELNIAATYNLVFNAALMVEEGMGAVLTIEGLCGTHTGDSLCFRPLEPRVTAGLVFAWKKYQVFSRAAEKFLEYVQKAAEEERAAEHGGAEDNGRD; this comes from the coding sequence ATGGAGCTGAGGGTATTGCAGTATTTTCTCGCCATCGCGCGCGAGGAGAGCATAACGAAGGCGGCGGAGTTTCTTCACATAACGCAGCCGACGCTCTCGCGGCAGATACGCGAGCTCGAGGAAGAGCTCGGGCGGCGGCTCTTCGTGCGCGGGAGCCGCAAGATAACTCTGACCGAGGAAGGCATGCTGCTGCGCAAGCGCGCGGAAGAGATAACGGCTCTTCTCGACAAGACGGAGAGCGAGATAATATCGGCCGGCGACGCGGTGAGCGGCGACGTTTTCATTGGATGCGCCGAGACGGAGCAGATGCGCTTCCTGATACGCGCGGCGAAACGTATGCGGGACGACTACCCAGACGTGAATTTCCACCTTTTCAGCGGAAATGAAGAAATCGTAGCGGAGCGGCTCGACAAGGGGCTCGTCGACTTCGCCCTCTTCATCGGGCAGGTGAGCCTCGAAAAATACAATTATCTGACGCTGCCGCGGGAGGACGTATGGGGGCTCGTGATGAGGCGCGACCATCCGCTCGCCGCGAAGGAGAGAGTGAGGCCGGAGGATCTTCCGGGCGTGCCGCTGATATGCTCGCGCCAGATGATCGACAACAACGAGATGTCGGGCTGGCTCGGGCGCGACTTCCGCGAGCTGAACATCGCGGCGACGTACAATCTCGTGTTCAACGCCGCGCTGATGGTGGAGGAAGGCATGGGCGCGGTACTCACGATAGAGGGGCTCTGCGGCACGCACACCGGCGACAGCCTCTGCTTCCGCCCGCTCGAGCCGAGGGTGACGGCGGGACTCGTCTTCGCGTGGAAGAAGTATCAGGTTTTCTCGCGCGCCGCGGAGAAATTTTTGGAATATGTGCAGAAAGCGGCGGAAGAGGAGCGCGCGGCGGAGCACGGAGGAGCTGAGGACAATGGACGGGATTAA
- a CDS encoding extracellular solute-binding protein — translation MNKKVLGIAAVVIIAAAAAFMTMGGGENKSGGDAAQKADLNSMTAEQILVKAKEEGRVDSVGMPDSWANWVQTWADLKDKYGIEHTDEDMSSAEELAIFEAEKDNATKDIGDVGQSFGPLAESKGLTLPYKTSYWDEIPAWAKDDNGDWIVGYYGTIAIITNRKLVPNPPKSFADVLEGDYLVTPGNVAQATQAQNALLAAAIANGGSETNLQPGFDFFRKLAEQGRIDKGEPNVARLEKGEIACYFIWDYNALGYRDQFKANNPDAEYDVCIPADGSVQSGYATIINAYSKRPHAAAFTREYILSDEGQINLARGYATPIRSSVALPDDVKAKMLPKEQYAKARPIQDFAAWEEAVKTIGTKWQEEVMAYAQ, via the coding sequence TTGAACAAGAAAGTTTTGGGAATCGCCGCGGTAGTGATAATAGCGGCGGCGGCCGCCTTTATGACGATGGGCGGCGGAGAAAACAAGAGCGGCGGCGACGCCGCGCAGAAGGCCGACCTCAACTCGATGACGGCCGAGCAGATACTCGTGAAGGCGAAAGAAGAGGGGCGCGTCGATTCGGTTGGAATGCCGGACTCCTGGGCGAACTGGGTGCAGACGTGGGCCGACCTCAAGGATAAATACGGGATAGAACACACCGACGAGGATATGTCCTCGGCGGAGGAGCTCGCGATATTCGAGGCCGAAAAGGACAACGCGACTAAGGACATCGGCGACGTCGGACAGTCCTTCGGGCCGCTTGCCGAGAGCAAAGGGCTGACGCTCCCCTACAAGACCAGCTACTGGGACGAGATCCCGGCCTGGGCCAAGGACGATAACGGCGACTGGATAGTCGGCTACTACGGCACGATAGCGATAATCACGAACAGAAAGCTCGTGCCGAATCCGCCGAAGTCCTTCGCCGACGTGCTCGAGGGCGACTACCTTGTGACGCCGGGCAACGTCGCGCAGGCGACGCAGGCGCAGAACGCGCTGCTCGCCGCGGCGATAGCGAACGGCGGCTCCGAGACGAACCTCCAGCCGGGCTTCGACTTCTTCCGCAAGCTCGCGGAGCAGGGACGCATAGACAAGGGCGAGCCGAACGTCGCGCGCCTCGAGAAGGGCGAGATAGCCTGCTACTTCATCTGGGACTATAACGCGCTCGGCTACCGCGACCAGTTCAAGGCCAACAACCCCGACGCCGAGTATGACGTCTGCATCCCCGCCGACGGCTCGGTTCAGAGCGGATACGCGACGATAATCAACGCCTACTCGAAACGCCCGCACGCGGCGGCCTTCACGCGCGAGTACATACTCAGCGACGAAGGGCAGATAAACCTCGCGCGCGGCTACGCGACGCCGATACGCAGCAGCGTGGCGCTCCCCGACGACGTGAAGGCGAAGATGCTGCCGAAAGAGCAGTACGCAAAGGCCCGCCCGATACAGGACTTCGCCGCCTGGGAAGAGGCCGTGAAGACCATCGGCACGAAATGGCAGGAAGAGGTAATGGCCTACGCGCAGTAG
- a CDS encoding ABC transporter ATP-binding protein, whose product MSYIKFENVVKKFGDNMVLKGIDLEIERGDFVTLLGPSGCGKSTLLRCLSGLEDVSGGRIFLDGRDITYTEPSKREIGMVFQQYSLFPNMNVFDNIAFGLRMKKTPQDEIAAKVRRAVEMVALEGRENAMPSELSGGQQQRVALARSIVTEPKVLLLDEPLSAIDAKLRKSLQKEIRRIQRDMGITTVFVTHDQDEAMVMSDVIHLFNAGRIEQSGTPIQMYTKPASTFAASFIGNYNILSNRAFSELTGVSYSDSNEVAVRPETVELSQDFAPVDGAYQFDGKIVDQTPRGNVLRYRILANGHEILSDTLFRSKALFANGDTVHITIMDRNCIRL is encoded by the coding sequence ATGAGTTACATAAAGTTTGAGAACGTGGTCAAAAAATTCGGGGACAACATGGTCTTGAAGGGCATAGACCTCGAGATAGAGCGCGGCGACTTCGTGACGCTCTTGGGCCCCTCGGGCTGCGGCAAGAGCACTCTGCTGCGCTGCCTGTCGGGCCTCGAGGACGTCAGCGGCGGGCGCATCTTCCTCGACGGCAGGGACATCACATACACGGAGCCGAGCAAGCGAGAAATAGGGATGGTCTTCCAGCAGTACAGCCTCTTCCCGAACATGAACGTCTTCGACAACATCGCCTTCGGCCTGCGCATGAAGAAGACGCCGCAGGACGAGATAGCCGCGAAGGTCAGGCGTGCCGTCGAGATGGTCGCGCTCGAAGGACGCGAGAACGCGATGCCCTCCGAGCTCTCCGGCGGGCAGCAGCAGCGCGTCGCGCTCGCGCGCTCGATAGTCACCGAGCCGAAGGTGCTGCTGCTCGACGAGCCTCTTTCCGCGATAGACGCGAAGCTGCGCAAGTCGCTTCAGAAAGAAATCCGCCGCATACAGCGCGACATGGGCATAACGACCGTCTTCGTCACGCACGACCAGGACGAGGCGATGGTCATGTCCGACGTGATACACCTCTTCAACGCGGGGCGCATCGAGCAGTCCGGCACGCCGATACAGATGTACACGAAGCCTGCGAGCACCTTCGCCGCGAGCTTCATCGGGAACTACAATATCCTGTCGAACCGCGCCTTCTCAGAGCTGACCGGCGTCAGCTACTCCGACTCCAACGAAGTCGCCGTGCGTCCCGAGACCGTCGAGCTCTCGCAGGACTTCGCGCCGGTCGACGGGGCCTACCAGTTCGACGGCAAGATAGTCGATCAGACGCCGCGCGGCAACGTGCTTCGCTACCGCATACTCGCGAACGGCCATGAGATACTCTCCGACACGCTCTTCCGAAGCAAGGCGCTCTTCGCGAACGGCGACACGGTCCACATCACGATAATGGACAGAAACTGCATAAGGCTGTAA
- a CDS encoding ABC transporter permease subunit: MKSKTGGKFAIIVITAYLLLPLFLTLVYSLFTEWMDVLPEGFTLRYYAEIFGDRIFWASLARTVVISFIPVVITAAVLLLAMYAVALYMPALDKYLQIICTIPYAIQGIILPVSVLSLYAGAPWPFSNRIVMLVLTYCVVILPYMYQGIKNSLVSVDALRLVEAAEMLGADKFYAFFRIIVPCMLSGVVIASMLSIALIFGDFVIVNTIGGSYYSTAQMYLLKKMFISGQLTSAVIMVLFVVTLLISAAVFCFKSKAETSAGEVKK, from the coding sequence ATGAAATCGAAAACAGGCGGGAAATTCGCGATAATCGTCATAACAGCCTATCTTCTGCTGCCGCTTTTCCTGACGCTCGTCTATTCGCTCTTCACCGAGTGGATGGACGTTCTGCCCGAGGGCTTCACGCTGCGCTACTACGCGGAGATTTTCGGCGACCGGATATTCTGGGCCTCGCTCGCGCGCACGGTCGTGATTTCTTTCATCCCCGTGGTCATAACGGCGGCGGTGCTGCTTCTCGCGATGTACGCGGTCGCGCTCTATATGCCGGCGCTCGACAAATATCTCCAGATAATATGCACGATCCCCTACGCGATACAGGGCATAATACTTCCGGTAAGCGTGCTCTCGCTCTACGCGGGCGCGCCGTGGCCCTTCTCGAACCGCATAGTGATGCTCGTGCTCACGTACTGCGTCGTCATCCTCCCCTATATGTACCAGGGGATAAAGAACAGTCTCGTCAGCGTGGACGCGCTGCGTCTCGTCGAGGCCGCGGAGATGCTCGGCGCGGACAAGTTCTATGCGTTTTTCAGGATAATCGTCCCCTGTATGCTCTCGGGCGTCGTCATAGCCTCCATGCTCTCGATAGCGCTCATCTTCGGGGACTTCGTTATCGTCAACACGATAGGCGGAAGTTACTACTCGACGGCGCAGATGTATCTTCTGAAGAAGATGTTCATTTCGGGCCAGCTCACGAGCGCCGTGATAATGGTGCTCTTCGTCGTAACGCTGCTTATTTCTGCGGCGGTATTCTGCTTCAAATCGAAGGCGGAAACTTCCGCCGGGGAGGTCAAAAAGTAA
- a CDS encoding L-serine ammonia-lyase, iron-sulfur-dependent, subunit alpha: protein MDGIKMPASIFNDVIGPVMRGPSSSHTAASARIAEIVRMSLGGTPRRVTVDFDVNGSLAAVHEGQGTDMGLVCGFLGMPLTAEGVDRWRENAEAGGLEMIVRELDYGAEHPNTYRIEAEGRDGSVRRWEGVSTGGGMMEMRRFEDFPVSICGDFYEVLALFGDGGASSVGFIPEPDFMDIAERAGETLLSAKFHEKPDEAVLRAALDKAGAESVIFIDPVLPTLSRRGCAVPFSTAEAMLAWNEDKNLEMWELAAEYEAARGGTSRDDVFGKMSALVEIMERALDGGLAGTDYADRILGPQAYMIDEARGRGALIPGDVLNSVIKSITAIMETKSSMGVIVAAPTAGSCGCLPGTVIGAARAMGMGRAEITRAILAAGLVGIFIAEGATFAAEVGGCQVECGSGSGMAAAGLVQLMGGSAEQCAAAASMALQNITGLACDPVANRVEVPCLGKNVMGGANAISCANMALAGYDKVIPLDETIAAMYDVGMKLPIELRCTYGGLGKTPSSRKIAERLARGVR, encoded by the coding sequence ATGGACGGGATTAAAATGCCGGCAAGTATTTTCAACGACGTCATAGGGCCCGTGATGCGCGGGCCGTCGAGTTCGCACACGGCGGCTTCGGCGCGCATCGCGGAGATCGTGCGGATGTCTCTCGGCGGGACACCGCGGCGCGTCACGGTGGATTTCGACGTGAACGGCTCGCTCGCGGCGGTACACGAGGGGCAGGGGACGGACATGGGGCTGGTCTGCGGATTTCTCGGGATGCCGCTGACGGCGGAGGGCGTGGACCGCTGGCGCGAAAACGCGGAAGCCGGCGGGCTGGAGATGATCGTCCGCGAGCTGGACTACGGAGCGGAACATCCGAACACATACCGCATAGAGGCCGAGGGCCGCGACGGGAGCGTGCGCCGCTGGGAAGGCGTATCGACCGGCGGCGGCATGATGGAGATGAGGCGATTCGAGGATTTTCCCGTTTCGATCTGCGGGGATTTTTATGAGGTTCTCGCGCTCTTCGGCGACGGCGGCGCCTCTTCCGTCGGATTTATCCCAGAGCCTGATTTTATGGATATCGCAGAACGCGCCGGGGAAACGCTGCTTTCTGCGAAATTCCATGAAAAGCCCGACGAGGCTGTCCTTCGAGCCGCGCTTGATAAGGCCGGCGCGGAGAGCGTGATTTTCATAGACCCAGTGCTTCCGACTCTTTCGCGCAGGGGCTGCGCCGTGCCCTTCTCGACGGCCGAAGCGATGCTTGCGTGGAACGAAGACAAAAATCTCGAGATGTGGGAGCTTGCGGCGGAGTACGAGGCCGCGCGCGGCGGCACCTCGCGCGATGACGTTTTCGGCAAAATGTCGGCGCTAGTCGAAATCATGGAGCGCGCGCTCGACGGCGGCCTCGCGGGCACGGACTACGCCGACAGGATACTCGGCCCGCAGGCGTATATGATAGACGAGGCGCGCGGGCGCGGCGCGCTGATACCGGGCGACGTGCTGAATTCCGTAATAAAGTCAATAACGGCGATAATGGAGACGAAGAGCTCCATGGGCGTGATAGTCGCCGCTCCGACCGCCGGTTCCTGCGGCTGCCTGCCTGGGACGGTGATAGGCGCTGCGCGCGCCATGGGTATGGGACGCGCCGAAATCACGCGCGCGATACTCGCGGCCGGGCTCGTAGGCATATTCATCGCCGAGGGCGCGACATTCGCCGCCGAGGTCGGCGGCTGCCAGGTGGAGTGCGGCTCGGGATCGGGCATGGCGGCGGCGGGCCTCGTGCAGCTCATGGGCGGAAGCGCGGAACAGTGCGCCGCGGCGGCCTCGATGGCGCTTCAGAATATTACTGGGCTTGCCTGCGACCCTGTGGCGAACCGCGTCGAGGTGCCGTGCCTCGGCAAAAACGTCATGGGCGGCGCGAACGCCATATCCTGCGCGAATATGGCGCTCGCGGGCTACGACAAAGTGATCCCGCTCGACGAGACGATAGCGGCGATGTACGACGTGGGAATGAAGCTCCCAATAGAGCTGCGCTGCACGTACGGCGGCCTCGGCAAAACGCCGTCGTCGCGCAAGATAGCGGAACGCCTCGCGCGCGGCGTTCGCTGA
- a CDS encoding histidinol-phosphatase produces the protein MEDIRGFSEKGNWYKGNLHSHTTNSDGRLTPSESVRMFREHGYSFLAITDHDRYSDYRADFDGDDFIILPGYEASAVLYKDFGLKKRLRVHHVNAILGTSRMVREAREPLPEHLEFLPQRVCFKEWNGAAVLRDMVERMRGMGFIAMYNHPIWSRVSEYEFAGEEGIFALEIFNYDTENESGTGFDTVHWDTMLRAGRRVWGTATDDNHNEGLFDDSCGGWVTVRAPELTHDAIIENLLAGNFYSSAGPEIYDWGVRGGRAFVECSKVNRINFIAGGEVGDGTTVMGEALEDSLSCGEYKLKGRETYVRAECVDKYGRKAWTNPIFLKK, from the coding sequence ATGGAAGACATACGCGGCTTCTCCGAAAAGGGGAACTGGTACAAAGGCAACCTGCACAGCCACACGACGAACTCGGACGGGCGCCTCACGCCGTCCGAATCCGTCAGGATGTTCCGCGAGCACGGCTACAGCTTCCTCGCGATAACCGACCACGACCGCTACAGCGACTACCGCGCGGACTTCGACGGCGACGATTTCATAATACTGCCCGGCTACGAGGCATCCGCGGTGCTCTACAAAGATTTCGGCCTCAAAAAGCGGCTCAGGGTCCACCATGTCAACGCGATACTCGGCACGTCGCGCATGGTGCGCGAGGCGCGCGAGCCGCTGCCGGAACATCTCGAGTTCCTGCCGCAGCGCGTCTGCTTCAAGGAGTGGAACGGCGCGGCGGTGCTGCGCGACATGGTGGAGCGGATGCGCGGCATGGGCTTCATCGCGATGTACAACCACCCGATATGGTCGCGCGTCTCCGAATACGAGTTCGCGGGCGAAGAAGGCATATTCGCGCTCGAGATATTCAACTACGACACGGAGAACGAAAGCGGCACCGGCTTCGACACAGTCCACTGGGACACGATGCTGCGCGCGGGGCGGCGCGTCTGGGGAACGGCTACCGACGACAACCACAACGAAGGGCTGTTCGACGACTCCTGCGGCGGCTGGGTCACGGTGCGCGCGCCGGAGCTGACGCACGACGCGATAATAGAAAACCTGCTCGCGGGGAATTTCTACTCCTCGGCTGGGCCTGAGATATACGACTGGGGCGTGCGCGGCGGACGCGCCTTCGTCGAGTGCTCCAAAGTCAACAGGATAAACTTCATCGCTGGCGGCGAAGTCGGCGACGGGACGACCGTCATGGGCGAAGCCCTCGAAGATTCGCTCTCGTGCGGAGAATACAAACTGAAAGGCCGTGAAACCTACGTTCGCGCCGAATGCGTAGACAAATATGGAAGAAAAGCGTGGACGAACCCGATATTTCTGAAAAAGTAG
- a CDS encoding ABC transporter permease subunit, producing the protein MKDSKKLYLAALVPFALIALLFELLPVAATVVRSFTAEGGGLTLGHYAAVFGKRLYRTALVNSLWVSILSSLIGLFVAFWGAKAYKSAGSKLRNLFLSVLNMTSNFSGIPLAFSYIILFGNVGVMVMFGKNHGIDALASFNIYSIWGLLLCYVYFQIPLATLLLIPAFDGLKKEWREAVALLGGGEAVYWFKVGLPNLLPSILGTFSVLFANAVAAYATAYALMQNNFALLPIKISEQFIGDVVQRREFGSALAVVLMLLMTATIWINDKILKMRTKKAK; encoded by the coding sequence TTGAAAGACAGTAAGAAACTATACCTCGCGGCGCTCGTGCCGTTCGCGCTCATCGCGCTGCTCTTCGAGCTGCTGCCCGTCGCGGCGACGGTCGTCCGCAGCTTCACCGCCGAGGGCGGCGGGCTCACGCTCGGGCACTACGCCGCGGTATTCGGCAAACGGCTCTACCGCACCGCGCTCGTCAACAGCCTCTGGGTCTCGATACTCTCGTCGCTCATCGGCCTCTTCGTCGCCTTCTGGGGCGCGAAGGCCTACAAATCGGCGGGCTCCAAGCTGCGCAATCTTTTCCTGAGCGTGCTCAACATGACCTCGAACTTCTCGGGCATCCCGCTCGCCTTCTCGTACATCATACTCTTCGGCAACGTCGGCGTGATGGTGATGTTCGGCAAGAACCACGGCATAGACGCGCTCGCGTCGTTCAACATCTACAGCATCTGGGGGCTGTTGCTCTGCTACGTGTACTTCCAGATACCGCTCGCGACTCTGCTGCTCATCCCGGCCTTCGACGGCCTTAAGAAAGAGTGGCGCGAGGCCGTCGCGCTCCTCGGCGGCGGCGAAGCCGTCTACTGGTTCAAGGTCGGCCTGCCGAACCTGCTGCCGAGCATACTCGGGACGTTCAGCGTGCTCTTCGCGAACGCGGTCGCGGCCTACGCGACGGCCTACGCTCTGATGCAGAACAACTTCGCGCTGCTGCCGATAAAAATTTCTGAACAGTTCATCGGCGACGTCGTGCAGCGGCGCGAGTTCGGCTCGGCGCTCGCCGTCGTGCTGATGCTGCTCATGACGGCGACGATATGGATAAACGACAAAATCCTCAAGATGAGGACGAAAAAGGCGAAGTGA